One region of Armigeres subalbatus isolate Guangzhou_Male chromosome 3, GZ_Asu_2, whole genome shotgun sequence genomic DNA includes:
- the LOC134219481 gene encoding uncharacterized protein LOC134219481, with protein sequence MEIFQVGPLYHRRFTGSISKSSMFALRTTSVVHQSHLTGENRSDNSYLLEESVIYTPKESAKDRIAQETKLWRQQQFELLWKSANPQFSNSFPIALRVCKQLEVPAETNRGISSQELRTSGDAGGTLLLFYVIN encoded by the exons atggagatctttcaagtcggccctttgtacCACCGGAGGtttacaggatccataagtaaaa GTTCAATGTTTGCCTTACGAACAACCTCCGTGGTTCACCAGTCACATCTTACCGGAGAAAACCGATCTGACAATTCGTACCTACTGGAGGAGTCAGTGATCTATACGCCAAAAGAATCGGCAAAGGACAGGATAGCCCAGGAAACAAAACTATGGAGACAACAACAATTCGAGCTGCTGTGGAAGTCAGCTAACCCCCAATTTTCAAATAGCTTCCCGATAGCGCTGCGTGTGTGTAAGCAGTTGGAAGTACCGGCAGAAACAAATCGAGGAATATCAAGCCAAGAATTACGTACATCTGGCGATGCCGGAGGAACTCTTTTACTCTTTTACGTGATCAACTGA
- the LOC134227038 gene encoding transient receptor potential cation channel protein painless-like, translating to MLKRNKMAQGHTANFDVETAATTLMIPPHTPNPISRNDKRLQRNKLQISLNNELLVIFNALEKKIDPKDGLSKMKTLLEDCRWATLSNLTEEMKNWDALTTIPEPKSFLILSKMQPTFGKFLGRNILYQPYLECLIERFKACNERIAPGLNAPLHYAVESLNSDFLGWLLSQPSIDVNIRNKQSKTALFLLCERYEKQLKGSPIEAETLEKIRRCILLLLDNKADFNVCSDRLKLPFEYLLNSSNVNKTFLEECVARFKGAIAVGKSGDAKQLCLGFYQDWVPVNVTVQLLEIMLRFKDEQRFDREFQHFKVDESNVQDVIRLLLHIAVELDMERTVKKIVEHGQLIFKIVKPVVSKKRDMRVCEPDQEQDAKTPKLVYRVELKGLLKKACEHGNAATLSLLLSHIADRELVNDDPILVFTLNRAQDLWKRDEKQIRVLQCAELLAKDHKIHVTRKDNNGNTALHTSLKFGFNDIALVIMQQKYAFLGARNKDNQTPLDFAQFDFWKMYFDQCVTVDVQRSYIDRNTIRFNLNGFDPYIFKKRQTKKQSDKSFITETSPVEIIAKSKELNRLLLHPVVYSFILVKWQRLTKGIYLNLICTLATAIFFGMHSLDTCNSDNHSSTILKVFTWFGAVYMIGRETVQILFLRINYFSSFGNYVDIATIFFMIIVLQDGCRSILSSLIVIGFALQLTVLIGALPFNTLSTYMHMFKTVSVNFVKSFLLFIPLLGAFTYSFFLSYNDRTIPRNATEDEDPFHTFSSFSNAALKTLVMTTGEYDAADVDFSGGRIVIFILFIFFAPIVVLNLINGLAVSDIASIKEESELISLRKKVLILERYERGQRNMPIKFIRRMFPTSFFDNYSTVIVVKPKELRKILVQQKNPPVKNLPQGGQNPPKRVWCVVPIMPAGWLFDGSEDFLVNRKFLKFPLFCTLDKHVMDEARRIVDANIMRRKMMDSKQVEITFPKSSFTELNDKLDKMTTEITAMKSLQLKMVQRENFPRAAH from the exons ATGTTAAAAAGGAATAAAATGGCTCAGGGACATACAGCAAATTTTGATGTCGAGACGGCAG CTACCACGCTTATGATTCCGCCACACACTCCGAATCCGATTTCTCGAAATGATAAACGATTGCAACGAAATAAATTGCAG ATATCACTTAACAATGAGTTGCTGGTCATATTTAATGCGTTGGAAAAGAAGATTGATCCGAAAGATGGATTATCAAAGATGAAGACACTGTTGGAAGACTGTAGGTGGGCTACGCTAAGTAATCTgactgaagaaatgaagaactGGGACGCTTTGACTACAATTCCGGAACCGAAGTCATTTTTAATTCTCAGCAAAATGCAGCCgacttttggaaaatttctcggACGTAACATTTTATACCAACCGTATCTGGAATGCTTAATCGAAAGATTTAAAGCATGTAACGAG AGAATCGCCCCGGGACTGAACGCCCCGCTCCACTATGCCGTCGAATCGCTAAACAGCGACTTCCTCGGTTGGCTGCTGTCGCAGCCATCCATCGACGTCAACATCCGCAACAAGCAAAGCAAAACGGCCCTGTTTCTCCTGTGCGAGCGATACGAGAAACAGTTGAAGGGCAGTCCCATCGAAGCAGAGACACTGGAAAAAATCCGGCGCTGTATTCTTTTGCTGCTCGATAATAAAGCGGACTTCAACGTGTGTAGCGATCGACTTAAGCTGCCGTTCGAGTATCTGTTGAATTCCTCCAATGTGAATAagacatttctggaggagtGCGTAGCGCGATTCAAAGGTGCCATAGCTGTTGGGAAGAGTGGTGATGCAAAGCAACTGTGCCTTGGGTTCTATCAGGACTGGGTGCCGGTCAACGTCACAGTTCAGCTACTGGAGATCATGCTAAGGTTCAAAGACGAACAGCGTTTCGACCGAGAGTTTCAGCACTTTAAGGTTGATGAATCTAATGTGCAAGACGTGATCCGCCTTCTTCTACACATTGCTGTCGAGCTTGATATGGAGCGCACGGTGAAGAAAATCGTGGAGCATGGTCAACTTATCTTCAAGATTGTCAAACCGGTAGTCTCCAAAAAACGTGATATGCGTGTGTGTGAACCAGATCAGGAGCAAGATGCAAAAACTCCCAAATTAGTTTACCGAGTGGAACTAAAGGGACTCCTGAAGAAAGCTTGTGAGCACGGAAATGCGGCTACACTATCCCTACTATTGAGCCATATTGCAGATCGGGAGCTGGTGAATGACGATCCAATTTTGGTGTTCACTCTGAACCGCGCTCAGGATCTCTGGAAACGTGATGAGAAACAAATCCGAGTGCTACAGTGCGCCGAATTGTTGGCAAAAGATCATAAAATCCATGTCACTCGGAAGGACAACAATGGTAACACCGCTTTGCACACATCGTTGAAATTTGGCTTCAATGATATTGCCTTGGTTATCATGCAGCAGAAGTACGCTTTCCTCGGTGCTCGTAACAAAGACAACCAAACTCCGCTAGACTTTGCCCAATtcgatttttggaagatgtACTTTGATCAATGTGTCACAGTTGATGTTCAACGATCGTACATCGATCGAAACACGATCCGATTTAACCTCAATGGATTTGATCCATACATTTTCAAGAAGCGCCAAACGAAAAAGCAGTCCGACAAgtcgttcatcaccgaaacgagTCCCGTTGAAATCATCGCAAAGTCCAAGGAACTCAACCGTCTTTTACTTCATCCAGTTGTCTACAGTTTCATTCTGGTCAAGTGGCAACGTCTGACCAAGGGGATTTATCTCAACCTGATTTGTACTCTCGCAACTGCGATTTTCTTCGGGATGCATTCGCTCGACACTTGCAATAGTGATAATCATTCTTCCACTATTCTCAAAGTGTTTACCTGGTTCGGTGCTGTCTACATGATCGGCCGAGAAACTGTACAGATTCTGTTTCTTCGAATCAATTACTTTTCATCATTTGGTAACTACGTGGATATAGCAACAATCTTCTTCATGATTATCGTCCTGCAGGATGGTTGCCGATCGATACTGTCTTCGCTGATCGTTATAGGCTTCGCTCTTCAACTTACTGTACTCATAGGAGCACTGCCGTTCAACACTCTTTCCACTTACATGCATATGTTCAAAACCGTATCGGTGAACTTCGTGAAGAGTTTTCTGCTCTTCATCCCACTACTTGGAGCCTTCACGTATAGCTTCTTCCTGTCCTATAATGACCGAACTATACCTCGCAACGCTACGGAGGATGAGGACCCTTTCCACACCTTCAGTAGTTTTTCCAACGCCGCACTGAAAACTCTGGTTATGACAACTGGTGAATACGATGCTGCTGACGTAGACTTCAGCGGCGGAAGGATCGTTATCTTCATCCTATTCATTTTCTTTGCCCCGATTGTTGTCCTGAACCTGATCAACGGTCTTGCCGTCAGTGACATCGCCTCCATCAAAGAGGAATCCGAGCTGATTAGTTTGCGGAAGAAGGTCCTGATATTGGAACGATATGAACGCGGACAACGGAACATGCCGATCAAGTTCATCCGTCGCATGTTTCCGACTTCGTTTTTCGACAACTACTCGACCGTGATTGTGGTCAAGCCGAAGGAGCTTCGCAAGATTCTGGTGCAGCAAAAAAATCCACCGGTGAAAAATCTACCGCAGGGTGGTCAGAATCCTCCGAAACGCGTGTGGTGTGTCGTTCCTATCATGCCCGCTGGATGGTTGTTTGATGGTTCGGAAGATTTTCTCGTGAATcgtaaattcctgaaatttcccCTTTTTTGTACACTGGACAAACATGTAATGGACGAAGCGCGGCGAATTGTCGATGCCAATATAATGCGGCGGAAGATGATGGACAGCAAACAAGTGGAGATCACTTTTCCTAAGAGCAGTTTCACAGAACTCAACGATAAGTTGGACAAAATGACGACGGAAATTACGGCAATGAAATCCCTTCaactgaaaatggttcaacGAGAAAATTTCCCGCGGGCAGCCCATTGA